A portion of the Homo sapiens chromosome 16, GRCh38.p14 Primary Assembly genome contains these proteins:
- the CHP2 gene encoding calcineurin B homologous protein 2: protein MGSRSSHAAVIPDGDSIRRETGFSQASLLRLHHRFRALDRNKKGYLSRMDLQQIGALAVNPLGDRIIESFFPDGSQRVDFPGFVRVLAHFRPVEDEDTETQDPKKPEPLNSRRNKLHYAFQLYDLDRDGKISRHEMLQVLRLMVGVQVTEEQLENIADRTVQEADEDGDGAVSFVEFTKSLEKMDVEQKMSIRILK, encoded by the exons ATGGGGTCGCGCAGCTCCCACGCCGCGGTCATTCCCGACGGGGACAGTATTCGGCGAGAGACCGGCT TCTCCCAAGCCAGCCTGCTCCGCCTGCACCACCGGTTCCGGGCACTGGACAGGAATAAGAAGGGCTACCTGAG CCGCATGGATCTCCAGCAGATAGGGGCGCTCGCCGTGAACCCCCTGGGAGACCGAATTATAGAAAGCTTCTTCCCCGATGG GAGCCAGCGAGTGGATTTCCCAGGCTTTGTCAGGGTCTTGGCTCATTTTCGCCCTGTAGAAGATGAGGACACAGAAACCCAAGACCCCAAGAAACCTGAACCTCTCAACAGCAGAAGGAACAAACTTCACT aTGCATTTCAGCTCTATGACCTGGATCGCGATGGGAAGATCTCCAGGCATGAGATGCTGCAG GTTCTCCGTCTGATGGTTGGGGTACAGGTGACAGAAGAGCAGCTGGAGAACATCGCTGACCGCACGGTGCAGGAGGCTGATGAAGATGGGGATGGGGCTGTGTCCTTCGTGGAGTTCACCAAG TCCTTAGAGAAGATGGACGTTGAGCAAAAAATGAGCATCCGGATCCTGAAGTGA